The region ACAGGCGGCGGCGCTGTTCATTGACGAGACCTTTGCGGTTACCGGTTGATTTGCTCTCAACGTTTTTCATAGCACTCTCTGATCATTGAATCGGTTTGACCGCTCACAATAAAACGCCCTGACGCATTCCCTCCTGAATGCATCACTGCGCTTTCTGAGCTGACTTTGATGCCATTGAGTGTGCCCCCGGTATGTGACCCTGGCGTGACTGAACCGTGAACTTAAGGTGACAATTAAATGACAAGCACCAACCCTCGCCTGTCATAAAAGCTTAACCTGCTGTTCAAATGACTGTCGCCCGACTGTCACATGAAACCGCTAGCGTGACGCCCTCTACCACAAAATCCGAATCACTCCGGAGAACAGGACGTTCTTCCGGAGTTGGTTATTTTTTACCTTCAGGGGATAACTCAATGTACACAATGAAGATCAAACACCTCTTGCGAGGCGTGATCGGGCTGTGGCTGGTTGCGCTGTGCGCGGTCGTCCAGGCCCAGGCCACGGGAACCATCAGCGGCAAGGTGACCGACGCCACCGGCGAATTTACCTTTCCCGATGCGGAAGTCCGTATTGAAGGCGAACGCCGCCGGGAAGTGACCGGTCGCGATGGCAGCTTCCGTTTTAACAACGTGCCGGAAGGCGAGTACGAACTGGTTTCAGAGTATGGCGGTGCCATGCCGGAGCGGGTGGCTGTAACGGTCGTCGCCGGCGAAACCGCCGAGGTCAGCATTCGCATCGGTGGCGGCAGCGAGCAGGACAATGCCAACCAGCTCAAAGGCTTGCTGATCGACAGCCAGGCCGCCGGTCAGGCAGCGGCGATCAACCGTCGCCGTCGCGCACCTTCAGTGATCGACGTACTGTCGTCAGACTCGGTGGGCAACTTCCCGGACCAAAACGTCGCCGAAGCCCTGCAGCGGGCACCTGGCATTTCGGTTCAGCGCGACCAGGGCGAAGGCCGTTTTGTGGTGATTCGCGGCATTGATCCGAATTTCAACTCCACCACCATCAACGGCATGCGTATTCCCGGCCCGGAAGCCGACTCACGCGCGGTAAACCTCGATGCGATTTCCTCGGATCTGGTGGAGTCGGTCGAGATTACCAAGGCCATTACGCCGGATATGGACGGCGACGCCGTGGGCGGTAACATCGAAGTGAAAACCCTGACCGCTTTTGATCTGGGCGGCCGCAGCGGCAGCGTCACAGTGGGTGGCAGCTACAACACCACCAATGAAGAGACCAGCCCGGACATCTCGGCTTCTTACACCGACCTGTTCAGCATTGGCGGTGGTGAAGACAATCTCGGGGTTGCGTTTGCGGTCAGCCAGTTTGATCGCGATACCGTTTCCGACGGCATTGAAGGGGCTCCCTGGGAAATGACCGAAACGCCGGAAGGCAATGAGGTCAACGCCCTGCTGGAAGGTGAACAGCGGGACTACGTTCTGACCCGCAAGCGCACCAGCGTCGCATTGAACTTTGACTATCGCCCGACCGATACCGACGAATACTATCTGCGCACCCTATACAGCGAGTTCGATGACGCTGAAACCAAAGAAGAGAACATCTTCAAATTCGAGGAAGGCGACATTGAAGGTCTGGACGCGGACAGCGGCGAGTTCGTTGGGGCTGAATACGAAAAAGCGCATTCCGACAGCAATAAAATTGTCGAAATCACCAGCTACAGCCTGGGCGGCAAAAACGAGCGCAACCACTGGACCTTTGATTACAACCTGGGTTATGCCACGGCCGGCGAAGCGGGCGACCTGGAAATTACCGGTGAGACTCTGGCGGAAGATGTTGCCATGGGTTACGACAAATCCGGTGATGCCCAGCAGCCGCTGCTGTACGTTATTGGCGATCAGGGCAGCAACGCCAGCGACTTTATTCTCGAGTCCGCCGAAGGCGAAAGCGTCTTCAACGAAGAGCGCGAACTGGCGATTGCTTTCAACGCCCAGCGCGATGTGATGTTCGGTAACGTTCCGGGCTTTATCAAGTTCGGTGCCAAGACCCGTCAGCGCGAAAAAGAAAACAATATCGACATCCGCATTTACGAAGATTTTGGTGATACCTACAGCATTGCCGATTTTGCCCAGGACTCGCCCGTGGACTATCCGCCCCGGGGTGATTTTGGCCCGGCGGTGGATCGTGACAAGTATCGCGACTTCTTCTACGGTAATCGCGATAACTTCGAGCTGAATGCCGAAGACAGCCTGATTGATAGTCAAGCGGAAGACTACGACATCCAGGAAGACATCAACGCTGCCTATGTCATGGCCCAGGCCGAATTTGAGCGCCTGACCGTGATTGGTGGTGTGCGCGTGGAAGAAACCGACTACGCCGCCCAGGGCACCCAGGTGACGATCGATGAGAACGTCAATGACGGCGAGCCGCAGTTGACCCCCTTCGCTGACAGCAAAAGCTATTCGCACGTATTGCCCAGCCTGCACTTGAACTACGCGTTGCAGGACAACATGGCTCTGCGGGCCGCGCTGACCAGCACCATCGCCCGTCCGGGATTTGAAGCCGCCGGTCCCTGGCAGATCATTGAAATTGAAGGCTCGGGTGACGACATCAAGCGTGTGGCTGAAACCGGTAATCCGGACCTGGAGCCGCTGGAGTCCACCAACTTTGACCTGCGCTGGGAATACTACCCCACCGGGGTGAGCCTGATGTCCGCCGGTTTCTTCTACAAGGACATCAGCAACTACTTCCTGACCGCCAATGTGGCCGGCGAAGCCCCGTTTGAAGCCTTTGATGAGGTGACTCAGACCATCAATGGTGGTGACGCCGAACTCTACGGTATCGAGTTGGCTTATATCCGTCAGTTCGACTTCCTGCCGGGACCCTGGGACGGTCTGCTGCTGGATGCCAGCTACACCTTCACCGACAGTGAATCCGACCTGCCCGAGCGCGACAGTGGTATCCCCCTGCCCGGCCAGTCTGACCACATTGCCAGCTTTGCGCTGGGCTATGAGAAGCACGGATTCAACATTCGCGTTGCCGCGGCCTACCGCAGCGAGTTTTTCGAAGAAACCGACGACGCTTCCGATCCGATGTTTGACCGCTACCAGGACAACCACCTGCAAGTGGACATCACCAGTAAGTACCGGATCAACGACATGGCCCAGGTGTACCTGAATCTGGTCAACATCAATGACGAGCCGCTGTACGCTTACTGGGGCAGCTCAGAGTTCAATTCCCAGTACGAAGAATACGGCCCCACCATCGAAGCCGGCGTCCGGCTGGACTTCTAAACAGAGGCCCTCGACATAAGCCCCCCGATGCCGGGGGGCTTTTTTGTCTCCCCGTTTTCCCGCCCGCATCCCATGTCCCATGGGTGTACACTGGTCCCATAATCTCCCGTGGCCTGTCGATCCCATCGACCAGACCGGTTCCGGAGTCTCTTGCTATGGTGGTACTTGAACAGATTCTGAACGTTGCCCTGACCGCTGCGCCCTGGCTACTGGCCGGCCTGTTGGCCGCGGCATTGATCAAAGCCCTGATTCCGGAGGCTGCCCTGTTGCGCTGGGTGGGTGGGCAGGGCCTGGCCAGCGTCAGCCGCGCTGCGGTGATGGGCGCGCCCCTGCCCCTTTGCTCCTGCGGCGCGATTCCCACCGCCTTTGCCCTGCACCGGGGCGGTGCGGGACGGGGCCCCACTACCGCCTTTCTGATCGGCACACCGGGGATTGGTGTGGACTCTATTGCCATCACCTATGCCCTGTTGGGTCCCTTCATGCTGGTCGCCCGAGCCACTGGCGCCGTCGTTACCGCCATTGCCACCGGCCTGTTGGTGACCCTGGCGGACCACGCCCCCCGGACGAGGGCGGCCCCGTCAGGACACCATGAGCCCGAAAGGCGCGTCGGTAAAGAGGCAGGCTGCTGCCAGAGCCACACCTGTGGCACCCGCCCGGTTGCAGCGGGATCGGATGCCACGACCACACAGACTTCCCTGTCCCGTCGACTGCGGGACGGGTTGCGCTATGCGTTTGCCGACCTGCTGGATGATATCAGCCGCTGGTTGGCGGCTGGTCTGGTGATCGCCGGTATTCTGATGGCGCTGGTGCCGCCCCAGGCCCTGGCCGAG is a window of Marinimicrobium sp. C6131 DNA encoding:
- a CDS encoding TonB-dependent receptor, producing the protein MYTMKIKHLLRGVIGLWLVALCAVVQAQATGTISGKVTDATGEFTFPDAEVRIEGERRREVTGRDGSFRFNNVPEGEYELVSEYGGAMPERVAVTVVAGETAEVSIRIGGGSEQDNANQLKGLLIDSQAAGQAAAINRRRRAPSVIDVLSSDSVGNFPDQNVAEALQRAPGISVQRDQGEGRFVVIRGIDPNFNSTTINGMRIPGPEADSRAVNLDAISSDLVESVEITKAITPDMDGDAVGGNIEVKTLTAFDLGGRSGSVTVGGSYNTTNEETSPDISASYTDLFSIGGGEDNLGVAFAVSQFDRDTVSDGIEGAPWEMTETPEGNEVNALLEGEQRDYVLTRKRTSVALNFDYRPTDTDEYYLRTLYSEFDDAETKEENIFKFEEGDIEGLDADSGEFVGAEYEKAHSDSNKIVEITSYSLGGKNERNHWTFDYNLGYATAGEAGDLEITGETLAEDVAMGYDKSGDAQQPLLYVIGDQGSNASDFILESAEGESVFNEERELAIAFNAQRDVMFGNVPGFIKFGAKTRQREKENNIDIRIYEDFGDTYSIADFAQDSPVDYPPRGDFGPAVDRDKYRDFFYGNRDNFELNAEDSLIDSQAEDYDIQEDINAAYVMAQAEFERLTVIGGVRVEETDYAAQGTQVTIDENVNDGEPQLTPFADSKSYSHVLPSLHLNYALQDNMALRAALTSTIARPGFEAAGPWQIIEIEGSGDDIKRVAETGNPDLEPLESTNFDLRWEYYPTGVSLMSAGFFYKDISNYFLTANVAGEAPFEAFDEVTQTINGGDAELYGIELAYIRQFDFLPGPWDGLLLDASYTFTDSESDLPERDSGIPLPGQSDHIASFALGYEKHGFNIRVAAAYRSEFFEETDDASDPMFDRYQDNHLQVDITSKYRINDMAQVYLNLVNINDEPLYAYWGSSEFNSQYEEYGPTIEAGVRLDF
- a CDS encoding SO_0444 family Cu/Zn efflux transporter; translation: MVVLEQILNVALTAAPWLLAGLLAAALIKALIPEAALLRWVGGQGLASVSRAAVMGAPLPLCSCGAIPTAFALHRGGAGRGPTTAFLIGTPGIGVDSIAITYALLGPFMLVARATGAVVTAIATGLLVTLADHAPRTRAAPSGHHEPERRVGKEAGCCQSHTCGTRPVAAGSDATTTQTSLSRRLRDGLRYAFADLLDDISRWLAAGLVIAGILMALVPPQALAEYGSGLPAMFLMATVGIPLYLCATAATPIAAGMLVAGVSPGTALVFLLAAPITSMATLAVMRKEMGTAVMVLYLLGILVSTVLVGLVADQTAQWLGIAPEAQVGATGELLPTWFEAIALAVLAALAITPLRRRVLF